From a region of the bacterium HR17 genome:
- the sipV gene encoding Signal peptidase I V: MEEQPVGAPPETWVEQLTKRRGVRDRWFWVFVALAVVLSVEVVVLTRLMFVSSIVTSNSMNPTLQRGDWVLVRRRRFTPANPPRRGAIVMFRDPRGNGDRLIKRVIGLPNEVITIAWGQVYINGALLTEPYLQTVTPGYWHGVVPDDAVFVMGDNRGVSEDSRTYGPVPLDLIEGEVVLRYYPLSRFGRLP, encoded by the coding sequence ATGGAAGAGCAACCAGTAGGGGCGCCTCCTGAAACTTGGGTGGAACAGTTAACGAAACGGCGGGGCGTGCGAGACCGATGGTTTTGGGTGTTTGTCGCATTAGCCGTCGTACTGAGCGTTGAGGTGGTGGTGCTGACCCGCTTGATGTTCGTCTCGTCCATCGTCACTTCCAACTCCATGAACCCGACGCTGCAGCGGGGGGATTGGGTCTTGGTGCGGCGCCGGCGGTTCACACCCGCAAACCCACCCCGACGCGGTGCTATCGTGATGTTTCGCGACCCACGCGGCAACGGCGATCGTTTAATCAAGCGCGTCATCGGTTTGCCTAACGAGGTCATCACCATCGCTTGGGGGCAAGTTTACATCAACGGCGCCCTGCTCACCGAACCCTACCTGCAAACGGTGACGCCTGGCTACTGGCATGGGGTCGTGCCCGACGATGCCGTGTTCGTGATGGGCGACAACCGCGGTGTCAGCGAAGACAGCCGCACTTACGGACCTGTCCCGCTGGACTTGATTGAAGGTGAAGTCGTGCTGCGCTATTATCCCTTGAGCCGATTCGGGCGATTGCCGTAA
- the afr_3 gene encoding 1,5-anhydro-D-fructose reductase, with amino-acid sequence MRVAIIGCGGQGRQHAAAYARLDGVQIVGCCDIVAEKAQQLANAYGAQAFTDYAIMLQTVRPDIVSVCTLEGHHAAPTIAALQAGAHVLCEKMLAATLDEARAMVRTARQVGRLLATQFNYRHIPSVQWLKQLLDSGAIGEPLLVTLLTHGYCHHHGVDLLRFLFGEIVAVQAALKGDRSEAPYRGFETGISDDLLYIPSRGMGALVHFERGFLGVLASSVRHRLDDFMLELHLLTDKGRITLRRMRHANICGELDTNLDLRDASPLPEPLPFEATFAPSIAAFVAAVRGEPATIATGEDGLRAMEVEHALVVAHRTGQVVSLP; translated from the coding sequence GTGCGGGTAGCCATCATCGGTTGCGGTGGGCAAGGGCGTCAACACGCTGCCGCTTACGCCCGGCTGGACGGCGTGCAAATTGTCGGCTGTTGCGACATCGTGGCGGAAAAAGCCCAGCAGTTGGCAAACGCCTACGGCGCGCAGGCATTCACCGATTACGCGATAATGCTGCAAACTGTCCGCCCCGACATCGTTTCGGTGTGCACTTTGGAAGGGCATCACGCGGCGCCGACGATCGCGGCACTGCAAGCAGGAGCGCATGTCCTTTGCGAAAAGATGTTGGCGGCGACGCTGGACGAAGCGCGAGCGATGGTGCGAACGGCGCGTCAAGTTGGACGGCTGTTGGCGACACAGTTCAACTACCGTCACATTCCGTCGGTGCAGTGGCTCAAACAGTTGCTGGACAGCGGCGCTATCGGTGAACCGCTGCTGGTGACGCTGTTGACACACGGCTATTGCCACCATCATGGCGTGGACTTGCTGCGGTTCCTGTTCGGTGAGATCGTTGCGGTGCAAGCGGCACTTAAAGGCGACCGCAGCGAGGCACCTTACCGTGGGTTTGAGACGGGTATCAGCGACGATTTGCTTTACATCCCATCGCGGGGGATGGGCGCTCTCGTCCACTTTGAGCGCGGGTTTTTGGGCGTGCTCGCCAGCAGCGTTCGGCACCGTTTGGACGATTTCATGCTGGAACTGCATTTGCTCACCGACAAAGGACGCATCACGCTGCGGCGGATGCGCCACGCTAACATCTGTGGTGAGTTGGACACTAACTTGGATTTGCGCGACGCTTCTCCGTTGCCCGAACCGCTGCCGTTTGAAGCGACTTTTGCCCCCAGCATCGCAGCCTTCGTCGCCGCTGTGCGGGGCGAACCCGCAACGATTGCGACGGGTGAAGATGGCTTACGGGCGATGGAGGTGGAGCATGCCCTTGTGGTCGCGCACCGCACGGGACAGGTCGTGTCGTTGCCGTAA
- the lsrK gene encoding Autoinducer-2 kinase has translation MSLLGVDVGTTGVKAVVFNADGVILGSGYREYPLLYPGPAGWVELDSEQVWQATKDAIRQAVAQAGNRDPVEALAISSMGETAVPLDADGNPLMNAIANLDTRAVAQAQRLEQTLGQHRVFALTGHPVHPMYSVPKLMWLKEERPSLFARLWKFLCAQDFSAFRLGIKDPAIDWSLASRTMGFDVVRKVWCSEVLQAAGLSENLWAKPLPAGEAIGTIDPKVADELGLPRTVVIATGGHDQPCGCLGAGVVKEGVAMDAIGTVDCITVAFAQPVLTEAMRRNNFCCYPHVAEDLYVTVTWSWTGGILLRWYRDTFATEEKSVAERMGVDVYDLIVAQASKTPTNLFVLPHFTPTTGTPWMDTQSKGVIAGLTLNTTRGELVRALLEGINYEMRLNLELLKEAGIAVREIRAIGGGARSRFWLRLKANMFGVPVVALQVTEAACFGAALLAGKAVGKWATVGDAAQALVQVREVFEPDETERRLYDERFALYRELYPTLRAWLHKVSGLSR, from the coding sequence ATGAGTTTGTTGGGCGTGGATGTCGGCACGACAGGTGTGAAAGCCGTCGTCTTCAACGCCGACGGCGTCATCTTGGGCAGCGGTTACCGCGAGTATCCGCTCCTTTACCCTGGACCTGCGGGGTGGGTGGAACTGGATAGCGAACAGGTTTGGCAAGCGACGAAAGACGCCATCCGCCAAGCCGTCGCCCAAGCGGGCAATCGTGACCCCGTTGAAGCCCTTGCCATCTCCAGCATGGGTGAAACCGCTGTCCCACTGGACGCCGACGGTAACCCGCTAATGAACGCTATCGCTAACTTGGACACGCGCGCTGTCGCGCAAGCCCAACGATTAGAGCAAACTTTGGGGCAACACCGCGTCTTTGCCCTGACAGGACATCCCGTTCACCCGATGTATTCCGTGCCCAAGTTGATGTGGCTGAAAGAGGAGCGCCCCAGCCTTTTCGCCCGCTTGTGGAAGTTTCTGTGCGCCCAAGACTTTTCGGCGTTTCGGTTGGGTATCAAAGACCCCGCCATTGATTGGTCGCTGGCGTCCCGCACCATGGGCTTTGATGTCGTCCGCAAAGTGTGGTGCTCCGAAGTGTTGCAAGCGGCAGGTTTGTCCGAAAACCTGTGGGCGAAACCGTTACCGGCAGGCGAAGCCATCGGCACCATTGACCCCAAAGTCGCTGACGAGTTAGGGTTGCCGAGAACTGTCGTCATCGCGACAGGCGGACACGACCAACCCTGCGGTTGCCTCGGTGCAGGCGTCGTCAAAGAAGGCGTGGCGATGGATGCCATCGGCACGGTGGATTGCATCACCGTCGCTTTCGCTCAACCCGTCTTGACCGAGGCGATGCGCCGCAATAACTTCTGCTGCTACCCCCATGTCGCCGAAGACTTGTATGTGACGGTGACTTGGAGTTGGACGGGCGGGATTTTGCTGCGTTGGTATCGCGACACCTTCGCCACTGAAGAGAAATCCGTCGCTGAGCGGATGGGTGTGGATGTTTACGACTTGATCGTCGCGCAAGCCAGTAAAACGCCGACAAACCTGTTTGTCCTGCCCCACTTCACGCCGACGACAGGCACGCCTTGGATGGACACGCAGTCCAAAGGCGTTATCGCCGGGTTGACCCTGAACACGACGCGGGGCGAGTTGGTGCGGGCGTTGCTGGAAGGCATCAACTACGAGATGCGGCTCAATTTGGAGTTGCTCAAGGAGGCTGGTATCGCCGTGCGGGAAATCCGGGCGATTGGCGGCGGTGCCCGCAGCCGCTTTTGGCTGCGACTGAAAGCCAACATGTTTGGTGTGCCTGTCGTCGCCCTGCAGGTGACAGAAGCGGCATGTTTTGGGGCGGCGCTGCTGGCGGGCAAGGCGGTCGGGAAGTGGGCGACGGTCGGCGACGCCGCTCAAGCGCTGGTGCAGGTGCGGGAAGTGTTTGAACCCGACGAAACGGAGCGGCGGCTTTACGACGAGCGCTTCGCCCTCTACCGTGAACTATATCCGACGCTGCGGGCATGGCTGCACAAAGTCAGCGGCTTATCGCGGTGA
- the mat gene encoding S-adenosylmethionine synthase → MTARLQVANGMTPFVEQMPVEIVERKGKGHPDSLCDGAAEELSVALCEFYRREVGAILHHNVDKAVLVGGVAEAHFGGGHIVEPIQVDIVGRATLAWDSRHIDPDRAFADRIVRWLCQQVRHLQPDQVQVRFRIRRGSTDLQAIFRDDDMPPLANDTSFAVGFAPLSELERLVLETERFLNSDAGKQRFPQLGEDIKVMGVRNDDTIRLTIAAAFVAALTPDRAVYETVKRQVAAFVQNELAPQITRRKVEVFVNTADTEGSAYITVTGTSAENGDDGQVGRGNRANGLITPYRPMTLEAVAGKNPVSHVGKVYSIMTHLIAHRIAEQIPEVQQVYCYMVSQIGQPITDPQVVHVEVWGVPAHRIRTEVAHIVDEVLGSWRDIRDGFVARRWRIY, encoded by the coding sequence ATGACGGCGCGTTTGCAAGTGGCAAACGGTATGACGCCGTTCGTGGAACAGATGCCCGTGGAAATCGTGGAACGCAAGGGCAAAGGGCACCCCGACTCGTTGTGCGACGGTGCCGCCGAAGAGTTATCGGTCGCCTTGTGTGAGTTCTATCGCCGCGAAGTCGGCGCCATCTTGCACCACAATGTGGACAAAGCCGTCCTCGTCGGCGGGGTCGCCGAAGCCCATTTTGGGGGCGGACACATCGTTGAACCTATCCAAGTGGACATCGTGGGGCGGGCGACCTTGGCATGGGATAGTCGCCACATTGACCCTGACCGCGCCTTCGCTGACCGCATCGTGCGGTGGCTGTGTCAGCAGGTGCGCCACTTGCAACCTGACCAAGTGCAGGTGCGGTTCCGCATCCGCCGTGGCAGCACCGACTTACAGGCTATTTTCCGCGATGACGATATGCCCCCTCTTGCTAACGACACTTCGTTTGCTGTCGGCTTCGCCCCCCTGAGCGAGTTGGAACGGCTGGTCTTGGAGACCGAACGCTTCTTGAACAGCGACGCGGGCAAACAGCGCTTCCCCCAATTGGGCGAAGACATCAAGGTCATGGGTGTGCGCAACGATGACACCATTCGCCTGACCATCGCCGCAGCCTTCGTCGCCGCTTTAACGCCCGACCGCGCTGTTTACGAAACGGTCAAGCGGCAAGTGGCGGCGTTTGTGCAAAACGAACTCGCCCCTCAAATCACGCGGCGCAAGGTGGAAGTGTTTGTCAACACCGCCGACACCGAAGGCAGCGCCTACATCACCGTTACAGGCACGAGCGCGGAAAACGGCGATGACGGGCAAGTCGGACGGGGCAACCGCGCCAACGGGCTTATCACGCCTTATCGCCCGATGACTTTGGAAGCCGTGGCAGGCAAAAATCCTGTCAGTCATGTCGGCAAGGTTTACAGCATCATGACCCATCTGATTGCCCACCGCATCGCCGAGCAAATCCCTGAAGTGCAGCAAGTTTACTGCTACATGGTCAGCCAGATCGGTCAACCCATCACCGACCCGCAAGTCGTCCATGTGGAAGTGTGGGGCGTGCCCGCCCATCGCATCCGCACGGAAGTGGCCCATATCGTGGATGAAGTGCTGGGCAGTTGGCGGGACATTCGCGATGGGTTCGTCGCGCGCCGCTGGCGCATCTATTGA
- the mlhB gene encoding Monoterpene epsilon-lactone hydrolase, whose product MLANLWVIFFNRLGQKAIARAGRNVAVHEDLPYGHEGTEPLLLDLFVPAQASRTPCVGVVVLHGGAWCVGSRKDVAWLGYLLARRGFVAACVGYRLAPRHRYPAALHDAQAAVRWLRENADRWGVNPHRIGALGLSAGGHLALHLGLRDDERFPISSRVHRVVAIFAPTDLTAPYYVAAAENPSPLMPNYLRDFLGALYRDAPELWRDASPLWHVHPQGAPCFLIHGTRDRLVPPDQATRFADALRAVGVPVTLVLINGLGHGYSLRPTIMRQLHNALEAALQFLAEA is encoded by the coding sequence ATGCTGGCAAACCTTTGGGTCATATTTTTCAATCGGCTGGGGCAAAAAGCCATCGCGCGTGCTGGGCGCAATGTCGCAGTGCATGAAGATCTGCCTTACGGTCACGAAGGGACGGAGCCGCTCCTATTGGATTTGTTTGTGCCCGCTCAAGCGTCAAGAACGCCGTGCGTTGGCGTTGTCGTCCTGCACGGTGGCGCATGGTGTGTCGGCAGCCGCAAAGATGTCGCGTGGTTGGGCTACTTGTTGGCGCGCCGGGGGTTCGTCGCCGCTTGCGTCGGCTACCGATTGGCGCCTCGCCATCGTTACCCTGCGGCGTTGCACGACGCCCAAGCAGCGGTGCGATGGCTGCGGGAAAACGCCGACAGATGGGGTGTTAACCCGCACCGGATCGGCGCGCTGGGTCTTTCTGCCGGTGGGCATCTGGCGCTCCATCTGGGCTTGCGGGACGATGAGCGCTTTCCTATCTCCAGCCGCGTCCACCGCGTTGTCGCCATTTTTGCGCCGACAGATTTGACGGCGCCCTACTATGTTGCCGCTGCGGAAAACCCGTCGCCGCTAATGCCTAACTACCTGCGAGACTTTTTGGGGGCACTTTACCGCGATGCGCCCGAACTGTGGCGGGACGCATCGCCGCTGTGGCATGTTCACCCTCAAGGGGCGCCTTGCTTCCTCATTCACGGCACCCGCGACCGGCTCGTGCCCCCCGACCAAGCCACACGGTTCGCCGACGCGTTGCGCGCTGTCGGCGTGCCCGTTACCCTGGTGCTGATCAACGGCTTGGGGCACGGCTACAGCCTCCGCCCCACCATCATGCGGCAACTGCACAACGCGTTGGAAGCGGCGTTACAGTTCCTTGCCGAAGCGTGA
- the panD gene encoding Aspartate 1-decarboxylase: MWRSLCKSKIHRAVVTDANLNYEGSLTLDAALMEAADLVPFEQVHVLNLNNGERFETYLIEGERGSGVVCVNGAAARLVQVGDPIIVLAYAWVPENALADFRCRLVFVDECNRIVRVDRVAACASPR, encoded by the coding sequence ATGTGGCGTTCGTTGTGCAAATCCAAGATCCACCGCGCTGTCGTGACTGACGCCAACCTCAATTACGAAGGCTCGCTGACACTAGATGCCGCGTTGATGGAAGCGGCGGACTTGGTGCCTTTTGAGCAGGTGCATGTGCTCAACCTGAACAACGGCGAGCGCTTTGAGACCTACCTGATTGAGGGCGAACGGGGCAGCGGGGTCGTTTGCGTCAACGGGGCAGCGGCACGGTTGGTGCAGGTCGGTGACCCCATCATCGTTTTGGCGTATGCGTGGGTGCCCGAAAACGCTTTGGCGGATTTCCGCTGCCGGCTTGTCTTCGTGGACGAATGCAACCGCATCGTGCGGGTGGATCGGGTCGCCGCCTGCGCGTCACCGCGATAA